A single region of the Grus americana isolate bGruAme1 chromosome 3, bGruAme1.mat, whole genome shotgun sequence genome encodes:
- the LOC129204705 gene encoding uncharacterized protein LOC129204705 isoform X1 has product MGQANCCCGSREALSEAEAVLSADVQLSRGRERSARRLLLLQEELVVAKLQGGTSLRPQLRLALEQLWVLSGRKEAAGEEEEEEQEGSGVDRSSLVFVWPSGSCIATFGSRALKELWLGTLLGAPEGAAKVRVTRLPSLQVLEKELRRRRAVSVSLAWALSPSERWSCSCRAAEARLLSSSPSFSLGQGRTFSARSLERLLEGQAKADRKQGLAPVPSGDAGARCRSAGEYWKARPAPATDRLSCAHLSLECRHAGAVARGRTSAGGARTPAGQRPLDVVLRGQGASAAAAAAAAAPGLGRARAGPGCPGGTPALGSLRASQSRGSGRWLPAPPAAPLSAALQGRAGQGRLRERWPGGLH; this is encoded by the exons ATGGGCCAGGCCAACTGCTGCTGCGGCTCCAG GGAGGCTCTCAGCGAGGCCGAGGCGGTGCTGAGCGCGGACGTGCAGCTGAGCCGGGGCCGCGAGAGGAGCGCGAGgcgccttctcctcctccaagaggagctggtggtggccaaGTTGCA AGGTGGCACCAGCCTGCGCCCACAGCTGCGCCTGGCCCTggagcagctgtgggtgctgagcgGCAGGAaggaggcggcgggggaggaagaagaggaggagcaggaaggcagcGGCGTGGACAGGAGCTCCCTCGTCTTCGTCTGGCCCAGCGGCTCCTGCATTGCCACTTTCGG CTCCCGGGCACTGAAGGAGCTGTggctgggcacactgctggg GGCACCCGAAGGAGCCGCGAAAGTGCGGGTGACCCGTCTCCCATCGCTCCAAGTcctggagaaggagctgaggCGCCGCCGTGCCGTGAGTGTCTCTCTGGCCTGGGCTCTGTCCCCGAGCGAGCGCTGGTCCTGCAGCTGCCGAGCAGCAGAGGCacggctgctcagctcctcgcCCTCTTTCTCGCTTGGCCAGGGGAGGACATTCAGCGCCAGGAgcctggagaggctgctggagggcCAGGCCAAG GCCGATCGCAAGCAAGGGCTCGCGCCGGTCCCGTCCGGCGACGCGGGGGCACGCTGCCGCTCAGCAGGTGAGTATTGGAAAGCAAGGCCAGCTCCTGCAACCGACCGGCTGAGCTGTGCTCACTTGTCCCTTGAGTGTCGCCATGCAGGTGCGGTAGCCCGAGGGAGGACGTCGGCGGGAGGAGCAAGGACACCCGCTGGGCAGCGGCCGCTGGATGTGGTTctgcggggacagggagcctctgctgctgctgctgctgctgctgctgccccggggctTGGCAGGGCGAGGGCTGGGCCGGGCTGTCCCGGTGGCACGCCGGCTCTCGGGAGCCTCCGAGCGAGCCAGAGCCGCGGTTCCGGCCGCTGGctccctgccccccctgccGCACCGCTCAGCGCTGcgctgcagggcagggcagggcagggcaggctccGGGAGCGCTGGCCTGGCGGTCTCCATTGA
- the LOC129204705 gene encoding uncharacterized protein LOC129204705 isoform X2 — translation MGQANCCCGSREALSEAEAVLSADVQLSRGRERSARRLLLLQEELVVAKLQGGTSLRPQLRLALEQLWVLSGRKEAAGEEEEEEQEGSGVDRSSLVFVWPSGSCIATFGSRALKELWLGTLLGAPEGAAKVRVTRLPSLQVLEKELRRRRAVSVSLAWALSPSERWSCSCRAAEARLLSSSPSFSLGQGRTFSARSLERLLEGQAKADRKQGLAPVPSGDAGARCRSAGAVARGRTSAGGARTPAGQRPLDVVLRGQGASAAAAAAAAAPGLGRARAGPGCPGGTPALGSLRASQSRGSGRWLPAPPAAPLSAALQGRAGQGRLRERWPGGLH, via the exons ATGGGCCAGGCCAACTGCTGCTGCGGCTCCAG GGAGGCTCTCAGCGAGGCCGAGGCGGTGCTGAGCGCGGACGTGCAGCTGAGCCGGGGCCGCGAGAGGAGCGCGAGgcgccttctcctcctccaagaggagctggtggtggccaaGTTGCA AGGTGGCACCAGCCTGCGCCCACAGCTGCGCCTGGCCCTggagcagctgtgggtgctgagcgGCAGGAaggaggcggcgggggaggaagaagaggaggagcaggaaggcagcGGCGTGGACAGGAGCTCCCTCGTCTTCGTCTGGCCCAGCGGCTCCTGCATTGCCACTTTCGG CTCCCGGGCACTGAAGGAGCTGTggctgggcacactgctggg GGCACCCGAAGGAGCCGCGAAAGTGCGGGTGACCCGTCTCCCATCGCTCCAAGTcctggagaaggagctgaggCGCCGCCGTGCCGTGAGTGTCTCTCTGGCCTGGGCTCTGTCCCCGAGCGAGCGCTGGTCCTGCAGCTGCCGAGCAGCAGAGGCacggctgctcagctcctcgcCCTCTTTCTCGCTTGGCCAGGGGAGGACATTCAGCGCCAGGAgcctggagaggctgctggagggcCAGGCCAAG GCCGATCGCAAGCAAGGGCTCGCGCCGGTCCCGTCCGGCGACGCGGGGGCACGCTGCCGCTCAGCAG GTGCGGTAGCCCGAGGGAGGACGTCGGCGGGAGGAGCAAGGACACCCGCTGGGCAGCGGCCGCTGGATGTGGTTctgcggggacagggagcctctgctgctgctgctgctgctgctgctgccccggggctTGGCAGGGCGAGGGCTGGGCCGGGCTGTCCCGGTGGCACGCCGGCTCTCGGGAGCCTCCGAGCGAGCCAGAGCCGCGGTTCCGGCCGCTGGctccctgccccccctgccGCACCGCTCAGCGCTGcgctgcagggcagggcagggcagggcaggctccGGGAGCGCTGGCCTGGCGGTCTCCATTGA
- the LOC129204705 gene encoding uncharacterized protein LOC129204705 isoform X3, producing the protein MGQANCCCGSREALSEAEAVLSADVQLSRGRERSARRLLLLQEELVVAKLQGGTSLRPQLRLALEQLWVLSGRKEAAGEEEEEEQEGSGVDRSSLVFVWPSGSCIATFGSRALKELWLGTLLGAPEGAAKVRVTRLPSLQVLEKELRRRRAGRTFSARSLERLLEGQAKADRKQGLAPVPSGDAGARCRSAGEYWKARPAPATDRLSCAHLSLECRHAGAVARGRTSAGGARTPAGQRPLDVVLRGQGASAAAAAAAAAPGLGRARAGPGCPGGTPALGSLRASQSRGSGRWLPAPPAAPLSAALQGRAGQGRLRERWPGGLH; encoded by the exons ATGGGCCAGGCCAACTGCTGCTGCGGCTCCAG GGAGGCTCTCAGCGAGGCCGAGGCGGTGCTGAGCGCGGACGTGCAGCTGAGCCGGGGCCGCGAGAGGAGCGCGAGgcgccttctcctcctccaagaggagctggtggtggccaaGTTGCA AGGTGGCACCAGCCTGCGCCCACAGCTGCGCCTGGCCCTggagcagctgtgggtgctgagcgGCAGGAaggaggcggcgggggaggaagaagaggaggagcaggaaggcagcGGCGTGGACAGGAGCTCCCTCGTCTTCGTCTGGCCCAGCGGCTCCTGCATTGCCACTTTCGG CTCCCGGGCACTGAAGGAGCTGTggctgggcacactgctggg GGCACCCGAAGGAGCCGCGAAAGTGCGGGTGACCCGTCTCCCATCGCTCCAAGTcctggagaaggagctgaggCGCCGCCGTGCC GGGAGGACATTCAGCGCCAGGAgcctggagaggctgctggagggcCAGGCCAAG GCCGATCGCAAGCAAGGGCTCGCGCCGGTCCCGTCCGGCGACGCGGGGGCACGCTGCCGCTCAGCAGGTGAGTATTGGAAAGCAAGGCCAGCTCCTGCAACCGACCGGCTGAGCTGTGCTCACTTGTCCCTTGAGTGTCGCCATGCAGGTGCGGTAGCCCGAGGGAGGACGTCGGCGGGAGGAGCAAGGACACCCGCTGGGCAGCGGCCGCTGGATGTGGTTctgcggggacagggagcctctgctgctgctgctgctgctgctgctgccccggggctTGGCAGGGCGAGGGCTGGGCCGGGCTGTCCCGGTGGCACGCCGGCTCTCGGGAGCCTCCGAGCGAGCCAGAGCCGCGGTTCCGGCCGCTGGctccctgccccccctgccGCACCGCTCAGCGCTGcgctgcagggcagggcagggcagggcaggctccGGGAGCGCTGGCCTGGCGGTCTCCATTGA
- the LOC129204705 gene encoding uncharacterized protein LOC129204705 isoform X4 — protein sequence MGQANCCCGSREALSEAEAVLSADVQLSRGRERSARRLLLLQEELVVAKLQGGTSLRPQLRLALEQLWVLSGRKEAAGEEEEEEQEGSGVDRSSLVFVWPSGSCIATFGSRALKELWLGTLLGAPEGAAKVRVTRLPSLQVLEKELRRRRAVSVSLAWALSPSERWSCSCRAAEARLLSSSPSFSLGQGRTFSARSLERLLEGQAKPASCRPIASKGSRRSRPATRGHAAAQQVSIGKQGQLLQPTG from the exons ATGGGCCAGGCCAACTGCTGCTGCGGCTCCAG GGAGGCTCTCAGCGAGGCCGAGGCGGTGCTGAGCGCGGACGTGCAGCTGAGCCGGGGCCGCGAGAGGAGCGCGAGgcgccttctcctcctccaagaggagctggtggtggccaaGTTGCA AGGTGGCACCAGCCTGCGCCCACAGCTGCGCCTGGCCCTggagcagctgtgggtgctgagcgGCAGGAaggaggcggcgggggaggaagaagaggaggagcaggaaggcagcGGCGTGGACAGGAGCTCCCTCGTCTTCGTCTGGCCCAGCGGCTCCTGCATTGCCACTTTCGG CTCCCGGGCACTGAAGGAGCTGTggctgggcacactgctggg GGCACCCGAAGGAGCCGCGAAAGTGCGGGTGACCCGTCTCCCATCGCTCCAAGTcctggagaaggagctgaggCGCCGCCGTGCCGTGAGTGTCTCTCTGGCCTGGGCTCTGTCCCCGAGCGAGCGCTGGTCCTGCAGCTGCCGAGCAGCAGAGGCacggctgctcagctcctcgcCCTCTTTCTCGCTTGGCCAGGGGAGGACATTCAGCGCCAGGAgcctggagaggctgctggagggcCAGGCCAAG CCTGCTTCTTGCAGGCCGATCGCAAGCAAGGGCTCGCGCCGGTCCCGTCCGGCGACGCGGGGGCACGCTGCCGCTCAGCAGGTGAGTATTGGAAAGCAAGGCCAGCTCCTGCAACCGACCGGCTGA
- the LOC129204705 gene encoding uncharacterized protein LOC129204705 isoform X5: MGQANCCCGSREALSEAEAVLSADVQLSRGRERSARRLLLLQEELVVAKLQGGTSLRPQLRLALEQLWVLSGRKEAAGEEEEEEQEGSGVDRSSLVFVWPSGSCIATFGSRALKELWLGTLLGAPEGAAKVRVTRLPSLQVLEKELRRRRAGRTFSARSLERLLEGQAKPASCRPIASKGSRRSRPATRGHAAAQQVSIGKQGQLLQPTG, encoded by the exons ATGGGCCAGGCCAACTGCTGCTGCGGCTCCAG GGAGGCTCTCAGCGAGGCCGAGGCGGTGCTGAGCGCGGACGTGCAGCTGAGCCGGGGCCGCGAGAGGAGCGCGAGgcgccttctcctcctccaagaggagctggtggtggccaaGTTGCA AGGTGGCACCAGCCTGCGCCCACAGCTGCGCCTGGCCCTggagcagctgtgggtgctgagcgGCAGGAaggaggcggcgggggaggaagaagaggaggagcaggaaggcagcGGCGTGGACAGGAGCTCCCTCGTCTTCGTCTGGCCCAGCGGCTCCTGCATTGCCACTTTCGG CTCCCGGGCACTGAAGGAGCTGTggctgggcacactgctggg GGCACCCGAAGGAGCCGCGAAAGTGCGGGTGACCCGTCTCCCATCGCTCCAAGTcctggagaaggagctgaggCGCCGCCGTGCC GGGAGGACATTCAGCGCCAGGAgcctggagaggctgctggagggcCAGGCCAAG CCTGCTTCTTGCAGGCCGATCGCAAGCAAGGGCTCGCGCCGGTCCCGTCCGGCGACGCGGGGGCACGCTGCCGCTCAGCAGGTGAGTATTGGAAAGCAAGGCCAGCTCCTGCAACCGACCGGCTGA